A genomic window from Anthonomus grandis grandis chromosome 2, icAntGran1.3, whole genome shotgun sequence includes:
- the LOC126750316 gene encoding uncharacterized protein LOC126750316 produces MEEKLIEAVRNRQVLYDTSHVDYMRTKLKTEKWEEIAKEVDMKTVSDVEAKFLDIPMYAAQSCPLAAQFYPAAALPSGPIPCCRNRSILQQQFNSNRFLFG; encoded by the exons ATGGAAGAAAAACTAATTGAGGCGGTGCGAAATCGACAAGTTTTATACGATACTAGTCATGTAGACTACATGAggacaaaactaaaaactgaaAAGTGGGAAGAAATCGCTAAAGAAGTTGATATGAAAACtg TTTCAGACGTAGAGGCCAAGTTTTTGGACATTCCTATGTATGCAGCCCAGTCCTGTCCACTAGCAGCCCAGTTCTATCCAGCAGCTGCCCTACCATCAGGCCCTATACCCTGCTGCCGCAACCGCTCAATCCTGCAACAGCAGTTCAACAGCAACCGATTTCTATTCGGATAA